From Hydra vulgaris chromosome 15, alternate assembly HydraT2T_AEP, one genomic window encodes:
- the LOC136091472 gene encoding uncharacterized protein LOC136091472 has product MMLSSNILVENGSKNCVLDKEDSRERHLSCQDFQKVALSWMAKIDKKMSSLSRCGGSEDAGACFNVSGGSLKINFKTYTLYHMIVDAITRQLHDEKICEC; this is encoded by the exons ATGATGTTGTCTTCAaatatattg GTAGAAAATGGCTCTAAAAATTGTGTTTTGGATAAAGAGGATAGCAGAGAAAGACATTTGTCTTGCCAgg attttcaaaaagttgcgTTGAGTTGGATggcaaaaatagataaaaag atGAGTTCTCTTAGTCGTTGTGGAGGTAGCGAGGATGCTGGAGCCTGTTTTAATGTCTCTGGTGGTTCAttgaagataaattttaaaacatacacCCTGTATCATATGATAGTGG ATGCGATTACACGACAGCTTCATGATGAAAAAATTTGCGAATGTTGA